In Rhodococcus rhodochrous, a single genomic region encodes these proteins:
- a CDS encoding ArsR/SmtB family transcription factor, translated as MSGDDEDRADALFHALSDRTRRDIMRRVLAEDHSVSALAANYDMSFAAVQKHVAVLEKAGLLVKRRSGREQLASGDVTAVRSVASMLTELEQVWRGRIARIDELIAFESPEEG; from the coding sequence GTGAGCGGAGACGACGAGGACCGGGCCGATGCCCTGTTCCACGCGCTCTCCGACCGGACCCGTCGCGACATCATGCGACGCGTCCTGGCCGAGGACCACTCGGTGTCCGCTCTCGCAGCGAACTACGACATGTCCTTCGCTGCAGTGCAGAAACACGTCGCCGTGCTGGAGAAGGCCGGTCTGCTCGTGAAGCGACGCAGCGGTCGCGAGCAGTTGGCCAGTGGTGACGTGACGGCAGTGCGGTCGGTGGCGTCCATGCTCACCGAGCTGGAGCAGGTCTGGCGCGGTCGCATCGCGCGCATCGACGAACTCATCGCATTCGAATCCCCCGAGGAAGGCTGA
- a CDS encoding SRPBCC family protein, with translation MPVTDVRHDSDTLTLTITAEFAAPVARIWQVYADPRQLEKIWGPPTFPATVVDHDLKPGTRTTYFMTGPDGEKYAGYWDITAVDEPTSFSFADGFAEPDFTPKPELPVSRNVYNFEEFEGGTRATYVSTYQSAEALQQVLDMGAVEGASSAINQIDDLVAA, from the coding sequence ATGCCTGTAACCGACGTCCGGCACGACTCCGACACATTGACTCTGACCATCACCGCCGAGTTCGCCGCCCCGGTGGCTCGCATCTGGCAGGTCTACGCCGATCCCCGTCAGCTGGAGAAGATCTGGGGACCCCCGACCTTCCCCGCGACGGTGGTCGACCACGATCTGAAGCCCGGCACCCGCACCACCTACTTCATGACCGGCCCCGACGGCGAGAAGTACGCCGGCTACTGGGACATCACGGCCGTCGACGAACCGACGAGTTTCTCGTTCGCGGACGGTTTCGCAGAGCCGGACTTCACCCCGAAGCCGGAGCTGCCCGTCTCACGCAACGTCTACAACTTCGAGGAGTTCGAAGGCGGCACGCGAGCAACCTATGTCAGCACCTACCAGAGCGCCGAAGCACTCCAGCAGGTACTGGACATGGGTGCGGTCGAGGGTGCCTCGTCCGCGATCAACCAGATCGACGACCTGGTGGCTGCCTGA
- a CDS encoding L,D-transpeptidase has protein sequence MFEKRALSNRRRTGRRSARIGAALVGAAAVALATAGPASAAPLWPGGPEVPSVQELIEGLTPPGVTPPQLPPQLAPEPAAPFSAPSVNPSNGETVGVAQPIIIRFNEAVGDRAAAERAIRITTQPPVDGHFYWASNTQVRWKPFEFWPANTAVTVKAGDTQSSFTIGDALVTVADNNTKTITVTRNGEVVRTMPTSFGKPGHDTPNGTYIVGEKYRDMYMDSSTYGVPVDSPEGYRTYVEYATRMSNSGIFLHAAPWSVGAQGNTNVSHGCLNVSTEDGKWFYENAKKGDPVIVQNTAGGTLNGWDGLGDWNL, from the coding sequence ATGTTCGAAAAGCGAGCTTTGTCGAACCGTCGCCGCACGGGCCGCCGATCTGCGCGGATCGGTGCTGCACTCGTGGGCGCAGCCGCCGTGGCACTGGCCACCGCAGGTCCTGCGAGCGCGGCACCGCTGTGGCCCGGTGGGCCCGAGGTGCCGAGTGTCCAGGAGCTGATCGAAGGACTCACGCCGCCCGGGGTGACGCCGCCGCAGCTTCCGCCTCAGCTCGCTCCCGAGCCGGCCGCGCCGTTCTCCGCTCCGTCCGTCAACCCGTCGAACGGGGAGACAGTGGGTGTCGCGCAGCCGATCATCATCCGCTTCAACGAGGCCGTCGGAGATCGTGCAGCCGCCGAACGCGCCATCCGCATCACCACGCAGCCGCCCGTCGACGGGCACTTCTACTGGGCGTCGAACACGCAGGTCCGCTGGAAGCCGTTCGAGTTCTGGCCCGCGAACACCGCGGTGACCGTGAAGGCCGGCGACACGCAGTCGTCGTTCACCATCGGCGACGCCCTGGTGACGGTGGCCGACAACAACACCAAGACCATCACCGTGACCCGCAACGGCGAGGTCGTCCGCACCATGCCGACGTCCTTCGGTAAGCCCGGCCACGACACTCCCAACGGCACGTACATCGTCGGTGAGAAGTACCGCGACATGTACATGGACTCGTCGACCTACGGAGTTCCCGTCGACAGCCCCGAGGGGTACCGCACCTACGTCGAGTACGCGACGCGGATGTCCAACAGCGGCATCTTCCTCCACGCCGCCCCGTGGTCGGTCGGCGCGCAGGGCAACACCAACGTCAGCCACGGTTGCCTCAATGTGAGCACCGAGGACGGCAAGTGGTTCTACGAGAACGCCAAGAAGGGCGACCCGGTGATCGTGCAGAACACCGCCGGCGGAACCCTCAACGGCTGGGACGGTCTCGGCGACTGGAATCTCTGA
- a CDS encoding wax ester/triacylglycerol synthase domain-containing protein, with protein sequence MAASSGIDRIGPGDLTELVSDVGRAPLNVGAAIFFAGENLRDPTTLMAVLTERLVGIRRLRQCLIEPALGLGRPYWIDDDHFDVDAHLSQVRCPDPGDRDAALTLAVDAVTRPLSRSRPLWRAVLVTDIADPNGHTALVMVLHHVLADGIGGLAILAHLVDGMDSTPSMREQRTSGQPSARELLYDNVIGRLHTLRRAPRAVARLPAAWAELGRGAGGRAPRCSLNAPTGVRRAVGTVEVELGTVRRAGRRWDATVDDVLLVAVGGALGTILHGRGEFPPDLVISVPVSARTVDTSGQLGNRVGVMPVRVPLDGTPEGRLVSVSRATRLQKTNVRGLSAELLGPVFRALAAAGMFRRFVDRQRRVNSFLSDLPGPSSTIAVADAPVTSIVPLIVSTGNVAVAFAALSYAGTLTVAVVVDPDVAPEVRDLTEAVREQFRSIVASAQ encoded by the coding sequence GTGGCGGCATCGAGCGGTATCGACCGCATCGGTCCCGGCGACCTGACCGAACTCGTCTCGGACGTGGGACGGGCACCTCTGAATGTCGGTGCTGCGATCTTCTTCGCCGGTGAGAACCTGCGTGATCCGACGACACTGATGGCGGTGCTCACCGAACGACTCGTCGGGATCCGCCGGCTGCGGCAATGCCTGATCGAACCGGCGCTCGGGCTCGGACGTCCCTACTGGATCGACGACGACCACTTCGACGTCGATGCCCATCTCTCGCAGGTGCGATGCCCCGACCCCGGCGACAGGGACGCCGCACTGACGCTCGCCGTGGACGCGGTCACCCGTCCACTGTCTCGATCCCGACCGTTGTGGCGCGCGGTTCTCGTCACCGACATCGCGGACCCGAACGGGCACACGGCGTTGGTGATGGTGCTGCACCACGTCCTGGCCGACGGGATCGGCGGTCTGGCGATCCTGGCGCATCTCGTCGACGGCATGGACAGCACGCCGTCCATGCGCGAACAGCGCACATCCGGGCAACCGAGTGCGCGAGAACTTCTCTACGACAACGTGATCGGCCGCCTGCACACGCTCCGCCGGGCACCGCGAGCCGTCGCACGACTTCCTGCCGCATGGGCGGAACTCGGGCGAGGCGCCGGCGGACGTGCCCCGCGTTGCTCGCTCAACGCGCCCACCGGTGTTCGTCGTGCGGTCGGGACCGTCGAGGTGGAGCTGGGCACCGTCCGCCGAGCGGGACGCCGATGGGACGCGACGGTCGACGACGTGCTGCTGGTCGCGGTCGGTGGTGCCCTCGGCACGATTCTGCACGGGCGCGGCGAGTTCCCGCCCGACCTGGTGATCTCGGTACCGGTCTCCGCCCGCACCGTCGACACGAGTGGGCAGCTGGGTAATCGCGTCGGTGTCATGCCCGTCCGGGTACCGCTGGACGGGACCCCGGAGGGCCGGCTGGTATCCGTCTCCCGCGCCACCCGGCTACAGAAGACGAACGTGCGGGGGTTGTCCGCCGAGCTGCTGGGTCCGGTCTTCCGCGCGCTCGCGGCCGCGGGGATGTTCCGTCGGTTCGTGGACCGGCAACGTCGGGTCAATTCTTTCCTGTCCGACCTGCCGGGACCGTCGTCGACGATCGCCGTGGCCGACGCACCCGTCACGTCGATCGTGCCGTTGATCGTCAGCACGGGGAACGTCGCTGTCGCCTTCGCCGCACTGTCGTATGCCGGCACGCTGACGGTCGCGGTCGTCGTCGATCCCGACGTCGCCCCCGAGGTCCGTGACCTCACGGAGGCCGTGCGAGAACAGTTCCGCTCGATCGTTGCCTCCGCACAGTGA
- a CDS encoding PaaI family thioesterase, translated as MSEEIAEIRTLADARKVLASQPFSVLLGARLTEYERGRAVLEIPFREELLQQFGFAHGGVLAYAADNALTFAAGTALGPSIVTTGMSLDYLRPAGGTLLRAVATVVSNSRRQALCRCEIYALAEDGVEKLCAAAQGSARVIDLNG; from the coding sequence ATGTCGGAGGAGATCGCCGAGATCCGTACCCTCGCCGATGCCCGGAAGGTGTTGGCATCGCAGCCGTTCAGCGTCCTGCTCGGAGCTCGTCTGACCGAATACGAGCGCGGCCGGGCGGTACTGGAGATACCTTTCAGGGAGGAACTGCTCCAGCAGTTCGGTTTCGCGCACGGCGGGGTTCTGGCCTATGCGGCCGACAATGCGCTCACGTTCGCCGCAGGCACGGCCCTCGGACCCTCGATCGTGACGACCGGCATGAGTCTCGACTACCTGCGGCCCGCCGGGGGCACGCTCCTACGCGCGGTCGCCACCGTCGTCAGCAACAGTCGCAGGCAGGCGTTGTGTCGTTGCGAGATCTACGCCCTCGCGGAGGACGGCGTGGAGAAACTGTGTGCCGCAGCGCAGGGAAGCGCTCGCGTGATCGACCTGAACGGGTGA
- a CDS encoding GAF and ANTAR domain-containing protein has translation MSDLNPDRLSRTMAELARSFDGAGTDLDTTLQRITTAAVELIPGTDSADVLVITGRGKFESHAATSQLPPQIDALQARVGEGPCVDSAVDTVFTRSDDLATESRWPMFTPAAVEAGVRSVVSFRLYTHDMQAGALNLFSSEANAFDEAAIHIGEVLAAHAAIAFVSGRRQMQLHSAIASRDLIGQAKGMLMERFAVDADRAFAMMVALSQESNVPVATIAARIVELGPQPD, from the coding sequence ATGTCCGACCTGAACCCCGACCGTCTGAGCCGCACGATGGCCGAGCTCGCGCGGTCCTTCGACGGTGCGGGTACGGATCTCGACACGACTCTGCAACGGATCACGACCGCCGCCGTGGAACTGATTCCCGGCACCGACAGCGCCGACGTCCTCGTCATCACCGGTCGCGGAAAGTTCGAATCGCACGCAGCGACGTCACAGTTGCCGCCACAGATCGATGCATTGCAGGCCCGGGTCGGGGAAGGGCCGTGCGTCGATTCCGCTGTCGACACGGTGTTCACCCGCAGTGACGATCTGGCCACCGAGTCGCGCTGGCCCATGTTCACGCCTGCAGCCGTCGAAGCCGGGGTACGCAGCGTCGTGTCGTTCCGGCTCTACACCCACGACATGCAGGCCGGAGCTCTGAACTTGTTCTCCTCCGAAGCAAATGCCTTCGACGAGGCCGCGATTCACATCGGGGAGGTGCTCGCAGCCCACGCCGCGATCGCATTCGTCTCGGGTCGTCGGCAGATGCAATTGCACTCGGCGATCGCATCTCGGGATCTCATAGGCCAGGCCAAGGGCATGCTCATGGAACGCTTCGCCGTGGACGCCGATCGTGCCTTCGCGATGATGGTCGCCTTGTCGCAGGAATCGAATGTGCCGGTAGCGACGATCGCCGCCCGCATCGTCGAACTCGGACCCCAACCCGACTGA
- a CDS encoding LLM class flavin-dependent oxidoreductase produces MALSLLDRSRTREGQPDAAALRQTLRRAELAEEAGYHRFWVAEHHAVPGIASGAPPLLIGAIADRTSRIRVGSGGVMLPNHQPIVVAEQFAMLEAMHPGRIDLGVGRSLGFTAPVRDALRTHKADTDDFAADIEELRGYLHGTAELTVRPRLSEPPPIFVLGTRQGMRLAARLGLPVVVAGPLLRQGSEPFDRYRADFRPGTPGAEPYVVVGLDILIADTEAEARELQLPEAWAMAVSREAGAFPPLSPVEEIRRQPMTERRRRIVDEAAKGSLAGTEDQVAEGLEKLIASTGANEVLSSASTFDTDALYDSDMRLARIFGLG; encoded by the coding sequence GTGGCGTTGTCGTTGCTGGACCGCTCCCGGACTCGGGAGGGGCAGCCGGACGCTGCCGCATTGCGCCAGACCCTGCGTCGCGCCGAACTCGCCGAGGAGGCCGGTTACCACCGCTTCTGGGTGGCCGAACACCACGCCGTACCGGGCATCGCGTCGGGCGCTCCGCCGCTGCTCATCGGTGCGATCGCGGATCGGACGAGCCGGATCCGGGTGGGATCGGGTGGGGTGATGTTGCCCAATCACCAACCGATCGTCGTCGCCGAACAGTTCGCGATGCTCGAAGCGATGCACCCGGGGCGGATCGATCTGGGTGTCGGTCGTTCCCTCGGATTCACCGCACCCGTGCGCGATGCGCTGCGTACCCACAAGGCCGACACGGACGACTTCGCCGCCGACATCGAGGAACTGCGCGGCTATCTACACGGCACCGCCGAACTGACGGTGCGCCCTCGACTGTCCGAGCCACCTCCGATCTTCGTCCTCGGCACGCGGCAGGGCATGCGACTGGCAGCGCGTCTCGGGTTGCCCGTCGTCGTCGCCGGGCCTCTTCTGCGGCAGGGATCGGAACCGTTCGACCGTTATCGCGCCGACTTCCGCCCGGGCACACCCGGCGCGGAGCCCTATGTGGTCGTCGGGCTCGACATCCTCATCGCCGACACCGAAGCCGAAGCTCGGGAGTTGCAGCTTCCGGAGGCCTGGGCGATGGCCGTCTCGCGCGAAGCGGGTGCGTTCCCGCCGCTGTCCCCGGTCGAGGAGATCCGCCGGCAGCCGATGACCGAGCGTCGGCGCCGCATCGTCGACGAGGCCGCAAAGGGTTCGCTGGCCGGAACCGAGGATCAGGTGGCCGAGGGGCTCGAGAAGCTGATCGCCTCCACCGGCGCGAACGAGGTGCTCAGTTCCGCCTCCACCTTCGACACCGACGCTTTGTACGACTCCGATATGCGCCTGGCCAGGATCTTCGGCCTCGGCTGA
- a CDS encoding FAD-dependent oxidoreductase, translating into MAYVITQACCNDVSCVEVCPVNCIHPTPDEAPFATTEMLYIDPDTCIDCGACVDECPVDAIAADNELTPAQEPYLEINAEYYRRYPIGPDWPELRTRRKLPAELGTLRVAIVGSGPAACYAAMDLVTHSAVQVDIFDRLPTPYGLVRAGVAPDHQSTKGVGDVFRSAIGHKNTQCYFNVEVGTHITHEELLAHHHAVIYAVGAAGDRRLNIPGEDLAGSHAATEFVAWYNGHPDFADRTFDLSAERAVIIGNGNVALDVARALVMDPDDLAHTDIAEHALEALRTSNIREVVVVGRRGPAQAAYTNPELLALGSLPGVDVVVDPVEVELDPVSRALIDDPEVEPRLALKVRQVEGFAQRTPTEGNKRIVLRFLASPVEISGDGVVESITLERNELVEVDGRLEARPTGQTETLEAGLVLRSIGYRGTALAGLPFDERRGVIPNDCGRVIDAETGTPVPGVYTAGWIKRGPSGVIGTNKQCSAETVEKILDDFVEGKLPEPVADREKLATLVAERRPERIDYRGWLQIDKQEKARGSAVGRSRLKFVSIEEMLAASRIES; encoded by the coding sequence GTGGCTTATGTAATCACCCAGGCGTGTTGCAACGACGTCTCCTGTGTCGAGGTCTGCCCGGTCAACTGCATCCACCCGACGCCCGACGAAGCACCCTTCGCCACGACGGAGATGCTGTACATCGATCCGGACACGTGCATCGACTGCGGGGCATGCGTCGACGAGTGCCCGGTCGATGCGATCGCCGCCGACAACGAACTGACCCCGGCGCAGGAGCCCTACCTCGAGATCAACGCCGAGTACTACCGGCGGTACCCGATCGGACCGGACTGGCCGGAACTGCGCACGCGCCGCAAGCTGCCCGCCGAGCTGGGCACCCTGCGGGTCGCGATCGTCGGGTCCGGTCCGGCCGCCTGTTACGCGGCGATGGATCTGGTGACGCACTCGGCGGTGCAGGTCGACATCTTCGATCGTCTGCCCACCCCCTACGGGCTCGTGCGGGCCGGGGTGGCCCCCGATCACCAGAGCACCAAGGGGGTCGGCGACGTCTTCCGCAGCGCCATCGGCCACAAGAACACCCAGTGCTATTTCAACGTCGAGGTCGGCACCCACATCACCCACGAGGAACTGCTCGCCCACCACCACGCGGTGATCTACGCCGTCGGCGCGGCGGGCGACCGCAGGCTGAACATCCCCGGTGAAGACCTCGCGGGTTCGCACGCCGCGACGGAGTTCGTGGCCTGGTACAACGGGCACCCGGATTTCGCCGACCGCACCTTCGACCTGTCGGCCGAGCGCGCAGTGATCATCGGCAACGGCAACGTCGCCCTGGATGTGGCGCGGGCGCTGGTGATGGACCCGGACGATCTGGCCCACACCGACATCGCCGAGCACGCGCTCGAGGCGTTGCGCACCTCGAACATCCGTGAGGTCGTGGTGGTGGGCCGGCGCGGCCCGGCGCAGGCCGCCTACACCAACCCGGAGTTGCTCGCGCTCGGCTCGCTGCCCGGCGTCGACGTGGTCGTCGATCCGGTCGAGGTCGAACTCGATCCGGTCAGCCGCGCGCTGATCGACGATCCGGAGGTCGAACCCCGCCTGGCGCTGAAGGTGCGGCAGGTCGAGGGCTTTGCGCAGCGCACCCCCACCGAGGGCAACAAGCGGATCGTGCTGCGCTTTCTCGCCTCGCCGGTGGAGATCTCCGGCGACGGTGTGGTCGAGTCGATCACGCTCGAACGCAACGAACTCGTCGAGGTCGACGGCCGTCTCGAGGCCCGCCCGACCGGGCAGACCGAAACCCTCGAAGCGGGATTGGTGCTGCGCTCGATCGGCTACCGCGGCACCGCGCTGGCCGGGCTGCCTTTCGACGAGCGGCGCGGGGTCATCCCGAACGACTGCGGCCGGGTGATCGACGCCGAGACCGGAACGCCCGTGCCCGGTGTCTACACCGCCGGCTGGATCAAGCGCGGTCCGAGTGGGGTGATCGGCACCAACAAGCAGTGCTCGGCCGAAACCGTCGAGAAGATCCTCGACGATTTCGTCGAGGGCAAGCTGCCCGAGCCGGTCGCCGATCGGGAGAAGCTCGCCACCTTGGTGGCCGAGCGGCGCCCGGAGCGCATCGATTACCGGGGCTGGTTGCAGATCGACAAGCAGGAGAAGGCCCGCGGTTCGGCGGTGGGACGCTCGCGCCTGAAGTTCGTCTCGATCGAGGAGATGCTCGCAGCATCCCGTATCGAATCGTGA
- a CDS encoding dodecin, whose amino-acid sequence MNHVYRVIEVVGSSTTGVDDAIAKAVARAAETTRHLEWFETVNIRGHIDDGRVAHTQVTLKIGFRIESSTETDI is encoded by the coding sequence ATGAACCATGTCTACCGGGTGATCGAGGTCGTCGGATCGTCGACGACGGGAGTCGACGACGCGATCGCGAAAGCGGTGGCCCGAGCAGCGGAGACCACACGGCATCTCGAGTGGTTCGAGACGGTCAACATCCGGGGTCACATCGACGACGGCCGGGTGGCCCATACGCAGGTCACGCTCAAGATCGGTTTCCGTATCGAGTCGAGCACCGAAACGGACATCTGA
- a CDS encoding serine hydrolase domain-containing protein, which yields MTTGAVFEPAGATASFAPVHVPGQIDARPGPAAPTEMVVDPRFLRLADAFFSLYKRPRDGGGALTAYLHGEKVLDIWSGWSAPDRRWSRDTMALSFSTGKGVASTVVHRLAERGVIDYFAPVAQYWPEFAANGKEGITVADVMTHRSGLHRVRGLVPGTRGILDYDATVAALEQAVPDRRRRRGSGYHAVTYGWLVAELVQRVTGLPFVEVVEQEIARPLGDPDFWYRVPHDERGRIAKLFPRLAPVGLHWGASAAVLSRLEPTRGLAEAAMPDGFDRLVGDPAVHDSVMPGWNGVFTARSLARMYGAIAAGGTIDGVKFLDATTIDEMSRVRVRSRDYVLGVPMAWRLGYHQPIFASIQRPRGALGHYGVGGSGAYADLDTGLSLAFVTNRLGAGAIPLGDLRLARLGELARSLARRA from the coding sequence ATGACGACCGGAGCAGTCTTCGAACCTGCCGGGGCGACAGCGTCGTTCGCGCCGGTGCACGTCCCCGGGCAGATCGACGCCCGGCCGGGTCCGGCGGCGCCCACCGAGATGGTCGTCGATCCGCGATTCCTGCGCCTGGCCGACGCGTTCTTCTCGCTGTACAAGCGTCCCCGGGACGGCGGCGGCGCACTCACTGCCTATCTCCACGGCGAGAAGGTCCTCGACATCTGGTCCGGCTGGTCGGCTCCCGACCGCCGGTGGAGCCGCGACACCATGGCGTTGTCGTTCTCGACCGGTAAGGGCGTGGCGTCGACCGTCGTGCACCGTCTGGCCGAGCGTGGAGTGATCGACTACTTCGCGCCCGTCGCGCAGTACTGGCCGGAGTTCGCCGCGAACGGCAAGGAAGGCATCACCGTCGCGGACGTCATGACCCACCGATCCGGCCTGCACCGGGTGCGCGGCCTGGTTCCGGGGACGCGCGGGATCCTCGACTACGACGCGACCGTCGCGGCACTCGAGCAGGCGGTGCCGGATCGCCGGCGTCGGCGCGGATCGGGTTATCACGCCGTCACCTACGGATGGCTCGTCGCCGAACTCGTGCAGCGGGTGACCGGCCTGCCCTTCGTGGAGGTCGTGGAGCAGGAGATCGCTCGGCCCCTCGGCGATCCCGACTTCTGGTACCGCGTGCCGCACGACGAGCGGGGCCGCATCGCGAAGCTGTTCCCACGACTCGCTCCGGTCGGACTGCACTGGGGTGCGAGCGCCGCGGTGCTGTCGCGACTCGAACCGACCCGCGGTCTCGCCGAAGCTGCAATGCCCGACGGCTTCGACCGGCTCGTCGGCGACCCGGCCGTGCACGACTCGGTGATGCCGGGCTGGAACGGTGTGTTCACCGCCCGCTCGCTCGCGCGTATGTACGGGGCGATCGCCGCCGGCGGGACGATCGACGGCGTGAAGTTCCTCGACGCCACCACGATCGACGAGATGTCGCGCGTGCGGGTGCGCAGCCGGGACTACGTGCTCGGGGTGCCGATGGCGTGGCGGCTCGGCTACCACCAGCCCATCTTCGCCAGCATCCAGCGCCCGCGCGGTGCGCTCGGGCACTACGGAGTGGGCGGTTCGGGGGCGTACGCCGATCTCGACACCGGCCTGTCGCTCGCCTTCGTCACCAACCGGCTCGGCGCCGGCGCGATCCCGCTCGGGGACCTGCGTCTGGCGCGTCTGGGCGAACTCGCCCGGTCGCTCGCGCGTCGTGCCTGA
- a CDS encoding DUF6764 family protein has product MIRSWASGRVLGVGAAFAAAIGAGFLVPQTASAATTCTAPPGAPAEVVQIDGDEACGASTDGTAEAWSYGERGVGFADARGAAQVVAAGFDGGVGAGESTSGRLFAIGVGAQALALGVLESPGTAVVAAGPQSQAYVGDADDPVLCEGTAAAAFDVEAVRGCVVLGDFRYFTPGAQTPPSLLP; this is encoded by the coding sequence GTGATTCGCTCGTGGGCGTCCGGTCGGGTTCTCGGCGTCGGAGCAGCGTTCGCTGCTGCCATCGGTGCCGGATTCCTGGTTCCTCAGACCGCGTCCGCGGCCACGACCTGCACGGCACCGCCGGGTGCCCCGGCCGAGGTCGTGCAGATCGACGGCGACGAAGCGTGCGGCGCGTCCACCGACGGCACCGCCGAGGCGTGGAGTTACGGCGAGCGGGGCGTGGGATTCGCCGATGCGCGCGGCGCCGCACAGGTGGTGGCCGCCGGATTCGACGGTGGTGTCGGCGCCGGGGAGAGCACGTCGGGACGGCTGTTCGCGATCGGTGTGGGCGCGCAGGCCCTGGCGCTCGGTGTACTCGAAAGTCCGGGCACGGCGGTCGTCGCTGCGGGTCCGCAGTCGCAGGCCTATGTGGGCGACGCCGACGATCCGGTGTTGTGCGAGGGCACGGCGGCGGCCGCGTTCGATGTCGAGGCCGTACGCGGGTGCGTCGTGCTGGGTGACTTCCGGTACTTCACTCCCGGCGCGCAGACACCGCCGTCGCTCCTGCCGTAG
- a CDS encoding DNA polymerase domain-containing protein encodes MAAKRSPAEELDVDGTPVRLSNPDKIYFPQLGAEGGTKRHLVEYYRRIATEFDAPILTALRDRPTHLQRFPDGIEGEEIYQKRAPVKRPDHVATCEITFPSGRTADALRVCSAADVVWAANLGCVTFHPWPVRCGDTDRPDELRIDLDPQPGTDFGDARAVALEVVRPLLDELGLTGYPKTSGGRGLHVYLRIVPEWDFVGVRRAGIALMREIERRSDGRATTAWWKEERGERLFLDYNQNARDKTIASAYSVRRTPIATVSTPLTWDELVDAEPDDFTIATVPDLLAKRGDPMADLDAHAHSLDVLLEMAERDAADGLGDLPYPPNHPKMPGEPKRVQPSRDTDRAKDA; translated from the coding sequence ATGGCCGCGAAGCGTTCGCCCGCGGAGGAGTTGGACGTCGACGGCACGCCCGTGCGGTTGTCGAATCCCGACAAGATCTACTTCCCGCAGCTCGGCGCCGAGGGTGGCACGAAGCGGCACCTCGTGGAGTACTACCGCAGGATCGCCACCGAGTTCGACGCCCCGATCCTGACGGCTCTGCGCGATCGGCCGACGCATCTGCAGCGCTTCCCCGACGGCATCGAGGGGGAGGAGATCTATCAGAAGCGGGCACCGGTCAAGCGACCCGACCACGTGGCGACCTGCGAGATCACGTTCCCGTCGGGACGTACCGCCGATGCGCTGCGTGTGTGTTCGGCCGCCGACGTGGTGTGGGCGGCGAACCTCGGGTGCGTGACCTTCCATCCGTGGCCGGTGCGGTGCGGCGACACCGACCGCCCCGACGAACTGCGCATCGACCTCGACCCGCAACCGGGAACCGACTTCGGCGACGCGCGGGCCGTGGCGCTGGAGGTCGTGCGCCCGCTCCTCGACGAACTGGGCCTCACCGGATATCCCAAGACGTCCGGTGGTCGGGGACTCCACGTCTATCTGCGGATCGTGCCCGAATGGGATTTCGTCGGCGTCCGTCGCGCCGGGATCGCGCTCATGCGTGAGATCGAGCGGCGCAGCGACGGGCGGGCGACGACGGCGTGGTGGAAGGAGGAACGCGGGGAGCGGCTCTTCCTCGACTACAACCAGAACGCGCGCGACAAGACGATCGCATCGGCCTACTCGGTCCGCCGCACCCCGATCGCGACCGTCTCGACCCCGCTGACCTGGGACGAACTGGTCGACGCCGAACCCGACGACTTCACGATCGCCACGGTGCCGGATCTGCTGGCGAAGCGCGGCGATCCGATGGCGGATCTCGACGCACACGCGCACTCGCTGGACGTCCTGCTCGAGATGGCCGAGCGGGACGCGGCGGACGGTCTCGGCGACCTGCCGTACCCACCCAATCACCCGAAGATGCCGGGGGAGCCGAAACGAGTCCAACCGTCCCGCGACACCGACCGGGCGAAGGACGCGTGA